Proteins encoded in a region of the Limanda limanda chromosome 17, fLimLim1.1, whole genome shotgun sequence genome:
- the LOC133023837 gene encoding C-reactive protein-like yields the protein MIQLFHFVQFSPGALKATQSDKMRLLVVSFLVAVAAVLAGSVVIKTLVFQTESSDSFVEMLPMKPLDLRAFTLCMRVATELKGEREVILFAYRTRDYDELNVWRELDGRLSFYLSGPGVFFDVPQIEALETHLCFTWNSGSGAASVFMDGRKSLTKIYKKGHTIRPGGKVIIGQDPDAFMGDYDAGQSFVGEISDVNLWDTVLPASTIQDIYTGERVARGNVFDWETINLKINGLVDVVTREL from the exons ATGATACAGCTTTTTCACTTTGTCCAGTTCTCTCCCGGAGCCCTCAAAGCAACACA ATCTGACAAGATGAGACTTCTAGTCGTCTCTTTTCTCGTGGCCGTCGCTGCAGTGTTGGCTG GGAGCGTCGTCATAAAGACCCTGGTGTTCCAGACTGAGAGCAGTGACAGTTTTGTTGAGATGCTTCCTATGAAGCCCCTGGACCTGAGAGCCTTCACTCTGTGCATGCGTGTGGCCACGGAGCTGAAAGGTGAGCGAGAGGTCATCCTGTTCGCGTACCGGACACGAGACTACGATGAGCTGAACGTGTGGCGTGAGCTGGACGGCAG ATTGTCCTTCTACCTGAGTGGACCCGGTGTTTTCTTCGACGTCCCTCAGATCGAGGCCCTGGAGACCCACCTCTGCTTCACCTGGAACTCCGGCTCCGGTGCCGCTTCCGTCTTCATGGATGGAAGGAAAAGCTTGACCAAGATTTACAAGAAGGGTCACACCATCCGCCCCGGGGGAAAGGTCATCATCGGACAAGACCCGGACGCCTTCATGGGCGATTACGATGCCGGGCAGAGTTTCGTTGGGGAGATCTCCGACGTTAATTTGTGGGACACTGTCCTGCCAGCCAGCACAATCCAAGACATTTATACAGGGGAGAGAGTGGCAAGAGGAAATGTTTTCGACTGGGAAACCATCAACCTAAAAATCAATGGGCTGGTAGATGTTGTAACTCGAGAGCTGTAG